A genomic stretch from Helianthus annuus cultivar XRQ/B chromosome 1, HanXRQr2.0-SUNRISE, whole genome shotgun sequence includes:
- the LOC110944505 gene encoding peroxisomal membrane protein PMP22, with protein MSIAKKGFQQYLLQLQEHPLRTKALTAGTLAAISDVVSQKLSGIQKLQIRRLLLKVLFGCAYLGPFGHFYHTLLDKLFKGKKDNATVVKKVVVDQLTASPWNNLMFMLYYGFVIEGRQWIHVKSKIKKEYPSVQYASWTFWPVIGWINHRHVPLQFRVIVQSFVAMCWGIFLSLKARSMTLTKD; from the exons ATGTCGATTGCAAAGAAAGGGTTTCAACAGTATTTGTTGCAGCTTCAAGAACATCCTTTAAGAACAAAG GCGTTGACCGCCGGAACACTGGCGGCGATCAGTGATGTGGTGTCTCAGAAGCTCTCTGGCATCCAGAAATTGCAAATCCGGCGACTTCTTCTCAAAGTG CTTTTCGGGTGCGCATATCTTGGACCGTTCGGGCATTTCTACCACACCTTATTGGATAAACTGTTCAAGGGCAAAAAAGACAACGCAACGGTTGTCAAGAAG GTGGTGGTTGATCAATTGACCGCAAGTCCATGGAACAACTTGATGTTTATGCTATACTACGGGTTTGTTATCGAGG GAAGACAATGGATCCACGTAAAATCTAAAATCAAGAAGGAATACCCTTCAGTTCAGTATGCATCATGGACG TTTTGGCCCGTAATCGGGTGGATAAACCACCGCCACGTGCCGCTGCAATTCCGTGTCATTGTCCAAAGCTTTGTTGCAATGTGCTG GGGTATATTCCTGAGTCTAAAAGCAAGATCAATGACATTGACCAAAGATTAA